In one Rhodococcus sp. B50 genomic region, the following are encoded:
- a CDS encoding MFS transporter → MRRVAVASCMGTTIEFYDFFIYGTAAALVFPTVFFPALGSTAGTVASFATFAVAFIARPVGAMLFGHFGDRIGRKKTLISTLLLMGISTLLIGLLPGAETIGVAAPIILVLLRFAQGFAVGGEWAGATLLTAEYAPPGQRGLYAMFPQLGPAIAFALSSGTFLFTGLALGDTNDAFLEYGWRIPFLLSIVLVGIGLYMRLAIEETPVFRADQEARRNSPVAEVEAPRRLPFLDALRYQAKEIFLAGGALAIMFAFFYMGTAYLTSYATSKLGFDRPFVLMVGIASSLVFGLAIVLSALYSDRFGRRKVIMVSCAFSVVWALVLFPLLDTGSPIAFVLGMMITLAIFGIAYGPCGALLPEMFATRYRYTGAGLGYNFAGVLGGAIPPMIAAPLAASYGGIAIGIMLAGIGLVSLVCTAALVETRDRAL, encoded by the coding sequence ATCCGGCGCGTCGCCGTCGCCAGCTGCATGGGCACGACGATCGAGTTCTACGACTTCTTCATCTACGGCACCGCTGCCGCGCTCGTCTTCCCGACGGTCTTCTTCCCGGCGCTCGGATCGACCGCGGGTACTGTCGCCTCCTTCGCGACCTTCGCCGTCGCGTTCATCGCACGTCCCGTGGGCGCAATGCTGTTCGGGCACTTCGGTGATCGCATCGGCCGCAAGAAGACACTCATCTCCACGCTGCTGCTGATGGGCATCTCCACCCTGCTCATCGGCCTTCTGCCCGGCGCCGAGACCATCGGTGTCGCCGCCCCGATCATCCTCGTGCTGTTGCGCTTCGCCCAAGGCTTCGCCGTGGGCGGCGAGTGGGCCGGCGCGACACTGCTCACCGCCGAATACGCGCCACCGGGTCAACGCGGTCTGTACGCGATGTTCCCGCAGCTCGGTCCCGCCATCGCCTTCGCCTTGTCGAGCGGCACCTTCCTGTTCACCGGTCTCGCCCTGGGCGACACCAACGACGCCTTCCTCGAGTACGGCTGGCGGATCCCGTTCCTGCTCAGCATCGTTCTGGTCGGTATCGGCCTCTACATGCGCCTCGCCATCGAAGAGACCCCGGTCTTTCGTGCCGATCAGGAAGCCCGTCGTAATTCTCCCGTCGCCGAGGTCGAGGCCCCGCGCCGGCTGCCTTTCCTCGACGCGCTGCGCTACCAGGCCAAGGAGATCTTCCTCGCCGGGGGAGCGCTGGCGATCATGTTCGCCTTCTTCTACATGGGCACGGCCTACCTGACCAGCTACGCGACCTCGAAGCTCGGGTTCGACCGGCCGTTCGTCCTCATGGTGGGTATCGCCTCGTCGCTGGTGTTCGGTCTCGCGATCGTGCTGTCCGCGCTGTATTCCGACCGCTTCGGGCGCCGGAAGGTCATCATGGTCTCGTGCGCGTTCTCCGTGGTCTGGGCACTGGTGTTGTTCCCGCTCCTCGACACCGGTTCACCGATTGCGTTCGTGCTCGGAATGATGATCACGCTCGCGATCTTCGGTATCGCCTACGGACCGTGCGGAGCGCTGCTGCCCGAGATGTTCGCGACCCGCTACCGCTACACCGGTGCCGGCCTCGGCTACAACTTCGCCGGTGTCCTCGGCGGCGCCATTCCGCCCATGATTGCCGCACCCCTCGCCGCTTCCTACGGTGGGATCGCGATCGGGATCATGCTGGCCGGAATCGGCCTCGTGAGCCTGGTCTGCACCGCGGCGCTCGTGGAGACCCGCGACCGGGCCCTCTGA
- a CDS encoding GlsB/YeaQ/YmgE family stress response membrane protein, translating into MGQIIGTIIFGAVIGILARLVIPGKQAMGMIITIVIGIIGALIGYWIWGLISSEGNENTSGIDWIRWIISIAVAVVLTLIYTSATRERR; encoded by the coding sequence ATGGGACAAATCATCGGCACGATCATCTTCGGCGCAGTCATCGGCATCCTCGCCCGGTTGGTGATCCCGGGCAAGCAGGCGATGGGAATGATCATCACCATCGTCATCGGCATCATCGGTGCGCTGATCGGCTACTGGATCTGGGGTCTGATCTCGTCCGAAGGTAACGAGAACACCTCCGGCATCGACTGGATCCGCTGGATCATCTCCATCGCCGTCGCCGTGGTGCTCACTCTCATCTACACGTCTGCGACGCGCGAGAGGCGATAG
- a CDS encoding acetoacetate--CoA ligase: protein MEPQWIPTAVDVEEANVTGFTRFVEDRHELDLPDYRALWQWSVDEPGDFWQAVWDAFDVVSHTDPGPALADASMPGAAWFPGARLNFAEYVFRERPTGRAAVVHLDEEGHRREIDWAELERRTAALAATLRAHGVGEGDRVVGYLPNIPEAIVALLATVSIGAVWAGCGQDYAAPAAIDRLGRLEPRALVTATGYRYAGRRHDRVDEVNRLRAAMPDLALTVVVSSDAAPYDTGGNPGTVLDWQDAVSGDAALEPLPVPFDHPLWVVFSSGTTGPPKGLVHGHGGVLLEHLKALSLHLDLRPGDRFFWYTSPSWMMWNFLVSGLLVGCTVVTYDGAPSRPEVDRLWRITADEHVTVLGTSPGYVLACIKAGVVPQADHDLSPLRGVGVTGSTLPASSSVWLSDNAGEHVQVMSISGGTDVVTAFVGAVPTVPVWPGEISVPCLGVAVDAFDEAGRPVRGEVGELVVTAPMPSMPVRFWNDPDGSRYRDAYFSVYPGVWRHGDWITITERGTFEMHGRSDSTLNRHGVRMGSADIYQAVENLPEIVESLVLGIEQPDGTYRMPLFVVLADGVALTEDLKERIRTAVREHASPRHVPDEIVAAPGVPHTRTGKKLEVPLKRILQGADPARAVDRTAIDDPDLLDWYRGQA from the coding sequence GTGGAACCGCAATGGATCCCGACCGCCGTCGATGTCGAGGAGGCGAATGTCACCGGATTCACCCGCTTCGTCGAGGACAGACACGAGCTCGATCTGCCCGACTACCGGGCGTTGTGGCAGTGGTCCGTCGACGAACCCGGCGACTTCTGGCAGGCCGTGTGGGACGCCTTCGACGTCGTCTCCCACACCGACCCCGGCCCGGCCCTCGCGGACGCCTCGATGCCCGGCGCCGCGTGGTTCCCGGGAGCGCGACTGAACTTCGCCGAGTATGTCTTTCGCGAGCGTCCGACCGGCCGGGCCGCCGTCGTCCACCTCGACGAGGAGGGACACCGCCGCGAGATCGACTGGGCCGAACTCGAACGTCGGACGGCCGCGCTCGCCGCGACGCTCCGCGCGCACGGCGTGGGGGAGGGCGACCGTGTCGTCGGTTACCTCCCGAACATCCCCGAAGCGATCGTCGCCCTGCTCGCCACGGTGAGCATCGGTGCCGTCTGGGCGGGCTGCGGACAGGACTACGCCGCGCCCGCGGCGATCGACCGCCTGGGCCGCCTCGAGCCGCGAGCACTCGTCACTGCGACCGGTTACCGGTACGCGGGTCGCCGGCACGACCGCGTCGACGAGGTGAACAGGCTCCGCGCCGCGATGCCGGATCTCGCCCTGACGGTCGTCGTGTCGAGCGACGCGGCACCCTACGACACGGGCGGGAACCCTGGGACCGTCCTGGATTGGCAGGACGCCGTCTCCGGCGACGCCGCACTCGAACCCCTGCCCGTTCCCTTCGACCATCCGCTGTGGGTGGTCTTCTCCTCGGGCACCACGGGCCCGCCGAAGGGCCTCGTCCACGGCCACGGTGGGGTGCTGCTCGAGCACCTCAAGGCGTTGTCGCTGCACCTCGATCTCCGTCCCGGCGACCGCTTCTTCTGGTACACCAGCCCGAGCTGGATGATGTGGAACTTCCTGGTGTCGGGGCTGCTCGTGGGGTGCACCGTCGTCACCTACGACGGCGCCCCGTCCCGTCCCGAGGTCGACCGCCTGTGGCGGATCACCGCCGACGAGCACGTCACGGTGCTCGGGACGAGCCCCGGTTATGTACTGGCCTGCATCAAGGCCGGTGTCGTCCCGCAGGCCGACCACGACCTGTCGCCCCTCCGCGGTGTCGGGGTCACCGGGTCGACGCTGCCCGCCTCGTCGTCGGTGTGGTTGTCCGACAACGCAGGGGAGCACGTACAGGTGATGTCGATCTCGGGCGGGACGGACGTCGTCACCGCCTTCGTCGGTGCCGTCCCCACGGTGCCGGTGTGGCCCGGGGAGATCTCGGTGCCCTGCCTCGGCGTGGCCGTCGACGCCTTCGACGAAGCGGGCCGGCCGGTGCGCGGAGAGGTCGGAGAGCTCGTCGTGACCGCACCCATGCCGTCCATGCCCGTGCGGTTCTGGAACGACCCGGACGGCAGTCGCTACCGCGACGCGTACTTCTCCGTCTATCCGGGCGTGTGGCGGCACGGCGACTGGATCACGATCACCGAGCGTGGGACCTTCGAGATGCACGGCCGGTCCGACTCCACACTCAACCGCCACGGTGTGCGCATGGGCAGCGCCGACATCTACCAGGCCGTGGAGAACCTGCCCGAGATCGTCGAGTCGCTCGTCCTCGGTATCGAACAACCCGACGGCACATACCGGATGCCGCTGTTCGTCGTCCTCGCCGACGGCGTCGCACTCACCGAGGATCTGAAGGAACGGATCCGCACGGCCGTGCGTGAGCACGCCTCGCCCCGGCACGTTCCGGACGAGATCGTCGCCGCACCCGGCGTGCCGCACACCCGCACCGGTAAGAAGCTCGAGGTTCCCCTCAAACGGATCCTGCAGGGAGCCGATCCCGCCAGGGCGGTGGACCGCACCGCCATCGACGACCCGGACCTGTTGGACTGGTACCGCGGGCAGGCGTGA
- a CDS encoding AMP-binding protein yields MSGLDVDRLPSYTQGAWDVPLLGDTIGDNLDRTAARFGDREALVDSAAGKRWRYTEFVADVDVLALGMLRSGIVKGDRVGIWAPNCWQWVLVQYATAKIGAILVNINPAYRSHELQYVLEQAGIRMLVSAPTFKTSDYAQMIETVRPNCPDLEDVVLLDSPRWDDLVDTGRAALAEDRAPLDAAQAALSPDDPINIQYTSGTTGFPKGATLSHHNVLNNGFFVGELCHYSELDRVCIPVPLYHCFGMTMGNLACTSHGATIVLPAPGFDPAATLGAVAEEKCTSLYGVPTMFIAELADPGFDNYDLSSLRTGIMAGSPCPVEVMKQVIDRMGMSEVSICYGMTETSPVSTQTRSDDSIERRVSTVGRVGPHLEVKIVDPVTGLTVPRGEPGELCTRGYSVMLGYWDQPDKTAEAIDAARWMHTGDIGVMDEDGYVSVTGRIKDMVIRGGENIYPREIEEFLYTHPDILDAQVVGVPDTKYGEELMAWIRMREGAEPLDLESLRAFCTGKLAHYKIPRYVHVVDEFPMTVTGKVRKVEMREQAIALLEATRADGDR; encoded by the coding sequence ATGTCCGGCCTCGATGTCGACCGTCTGCCCAGCTACACCCAGGGTGCCTGGGACGTCCCGCTGCTCGGCGACACCATCGGCGACAACCTCGACCGCACCGCCGCCCGCTTCGGCGACCGTGAGGCACTCGTCGATTCCGCTGCCGGAAAGCGCTGGAGGTACACCGAATTCGTCGCGGACGTCGACGTGCTCGCGCTCGGCATGCTGCGGTCGGGCATCGTCAAGGGCGACCGCGTCGGCATCTGGGCACCGAACTGCTGGCAGTGGGTGCTCGTGCAGTACGCGACGGCGAAGATCGGAGCGATCCTCGTCAACATCAATCCCGCCTACCGGTCGCACGAGCTGCAGTACGTGCTCGAGCAGGCAGGCATTCGGATGCTGGTGTCCGCCCCGACGTTCAAGACCTCCGACTACGCGCAGATGATCGAGACCGTCCGGCCCAACTGTCCCGATCTCGAGGACGTCGTCCTTCTCGACTCGCCGCGGTGGGACGACCTCGTCGACACCGGTCGAGCTGCGCTCGCCGAGGACCGGGCACCGCTCGACGCAGCCCAGGCGGCCCTGTCGCCCGACGATCCCATCAACATCCAGTACACCTCGGGCACCACCGGTTTTCCGAAGGGCGCCACTCTCAGTCACCACAACGTGCTCAACAACGGATTCTTCGTCGGCGAGCTGTGCCACTACTCCGAACTCGACCGGGTGTGTATTCCCGTTCCGCTGTACCACTGCTTCGGGATGACGATGGGCAATCTCGCGTGCACGAGTCACGGCGCGACCATCGTGTTGCCGGCGCCGGGTTTCGATCCCGCCGCGACGCTCGGCGCCGTCGCCGAGGAGAAGTGCACGTCGTTGTACGGCGTGCCGACGATGTTCATCGCCGAACTGGCCGACCCCGGATTCGACAATTACGACCTGTCGAGTCTGCGCACCGGAATCATGGCGGGATCGCCGTGCCCGGTGGAGGTGATGAAGCAGGTCATCGACCGGATGGGCATGAGTGAGGTCTCCATCTGCTATGGCATGACCGAAACCTCGCCGGTGTCCACACAGACCCGCAGCGACGACAGCATCGAACGGCGCGTGAGCACCGTCGGGCGTGTCGGCCCGCACCTCGAGGTCAAGATCGTCGACCCGGTCACGGGGCTGACCGTGCCGCGGGGCGAGCCCGGTGAACTGTGCACGCGCGGTTACTCGGTGATGCTCGGTTACTGGGATCAGCCCGACAAGACCGCCGAGGCGATCGACGCGGCCCGATGGATGCACACCGGCGACATCGGTGTCATGGACGAGGACGGATACGTCTCGGTGACGGGCCGGATCAAGGACATGGTCATCAGGGGAGGGGAGAACATCTATCCCCGCGAGATCGAAGAATTCCTCTACACCCACCCGGACATTCTCGACGCCCAGGTCGTCGGCGTGCCCGACACGAAGTACGGCGAGGAACTCATGGCGTGGATCCGGATGCGCGAGGGCGCAGAACCGCTCGATCTCGAATCGCTCCGAGCGTTCTGCACCGGAAAGCTCGCCCACTACAAGATCCCGCGCTACGTGCACGTGGTCGACGAGTTCCCGATGACGGTGACCGGAAAGGTCCGCAAGGTGGAGATGCGTGAACAGGCGATCGCACTGCTCGAAGCGACACGAGCGGACGGGGACCGGTGA
- a CDS encoding DUF779 domain-containing protein, with protein sequence MTVPRLVATAEAVGLLRRLAQRNGPLMMHQSGGCCDGSAPMCYPDGDFIVGDRDVLLGVLDLRLGAGETRSDPPGGADAVPVWISGSQFEAWKHTCLVLDIVPGRGSGFSLESPEGVRFLSRGRAFTPDELALLEADRPLTGRDWEAGDRPAASDTPTVVAEAADACPVPGASL encoded by the coding sequence ATGACCGTCCCGCGTCTCGTGGCGACCGCCGAGGCCGTCGGACTGCTGCGCCGTCTCGCGCAGCGCAACGGACCGCTCATGATGCACCAGTCCGGCGGATGCTGCGACGGCTCCGCGCCGATGTGTTATCCCGACGGTGACTTCATTGTCGGCGACCGCGACGTGCTGCTCGGAGTCCTCGACCTCCGTCTCGGGGCAGGGGAGACCCGCTCCGATCCGCCGGGTGGGGCCGACGCCGTGCCGGTGTGGATCTCCGGCTCGCAGTTCGAGGCGTGGAAACACACCTGCCTCGTCCTCGACATCGTGCCCGGGCGCGGTTCCGGTTTCAGTCTCGAGAGCCCGGAGGGTGTGCGTTTCCTCAGCAGGGGCCGCGCGTTCACCCCCGACGAACTGGCGCTTCTCGAAGCCGACCGGCCGCTGACCGGCCGCGACTGGGAGGCCGGTGACCGGCCCGCCGCGTCCGATACGCCGACCGTGGTCGCCGAGGCCGCCGACGCGTGCCCGGTACCGGGCGCGTCCCTGTGA
- a CDS encoding GAF domain-containing protein has translation MTDRGIATTNPWVALGPGADVAAHARAVLRAHGTFVSARGTDRLDGVRSVVRDSWSRSLQRGIDPDVVEQPALLDGRELEEYRAGHPMSLIRPVVRKLLVEDAADSGLLVAITDGQGRLLWVEGDHAARNRALAMSFVEGADWSEDRVGTNAPGTALAVDHSVQIFGAEHFNRTVHEWSCSAAPVHDPTSGRVLGAIDITGGHRVAAPEVLQLVRATVAAAEAELRLHALSGRPLLPSTVPRIETIGAGRPALHRGGERVGLSRRHAEILLILADHPEGLSSDRLAVLLDENELDSVTIRAEMSRLRKVLGAEHLGSRPYRLLTGIDTDVADVRRALDRGDVASAVRLCTGEILPGSVAPGIEEIRDELRSGVRAALLRCGDEHLLAQWTSSVHGREDITVWAAYRASIDPRSPRFAQVDATLTRLDRQLAT, from the coding sequence ATGACGGATCGTGGAATCGCGACGACCAACCCCTGGGTGGCACTGGGTCCGGGAGCGGACGTGGCCGCACACGCACGTGCGGTGCTGCGCGCGCACGGAACCTTCGTGTCCGCGCGCGGCACGGATCGGCTCGACGGGGTGCGCTCGGTGGTCCGCGACTCGTGGAGCCGGAGCCTGCAGCGCGGCATCGATCCCGACGTCGTCGAACAACCCGCGCTGCTCGACGGGCGCGAACTCGAGGAGTACCGCGCCGGTCACCCCATGTCGCTGATCCGCCCGGTGGTGCGCAAGCTGCTCGTCGAGGACGCCGCCGACAGTGGACTGCTGGTCGCGATCACCGACGGGCAGGGGCGGTTGCTGTGGGTCGAGGGTGATCACGCCGCCCGCAACCGCGCTCTGGCGATGAGTTTCGTCGAAGGAGCCGACTGGAGCGAGGACCGCGTCGGCACCAATGCGCCGGGAACTGCTCTCGCCGTGGATCATTCGGTGCAGATCTTCGGCGCCGAACATTTCAACCGGACGGTGCACGAATGGAGCTGTTCGGCCGCTCCGGTGCACGACCCCACCAGCGGACGGGTCCTCGGTGCCATCGACATCACCGGTGGGCACCGCGTCGCCGCCCCCGAAGTCCTGCAGCTCGTCCGCGCCACGGTTGCAGCGGCGGAAGCCGAACTGCGGTTGCACGCCCTCAGCGGCCGCCCGCTGCTCCCCTCGACGGTGCCGCGCATCGAGACCATCGGCGCCGGACGTCCCGCCCTGCATCGCGGGGGCGAACGGGTCGGCCTGTCGCGGCGGCACGCCGAGATCCTGCTGATCCTCGCCGATCATCCCGAGGGCCTGAGTTCCGACCGGCTCGCGGTGCTGCTCGACGAGAACGAGCTCGACTCGGTGACCATCCGCGCGGAGATGTCACGTCTGCGCAAGGTGCTCGGGGCAGAGCATCTCGGCTCGCGGCCCTACCGACTGCTGACCGGGATCGACACCGACGTCGCGGACGTACGCCGCGCGCTCGATCGGGGCGACGTGGCCTCGGCGGTGCGCCTCTGCACCGGCGAGATTCTGCCCGGCTCGGTGGCGCCGGGCATCGAGGAGATCCGCGACGAACTCCGTTCGGGGGTGCGGGCCGCACTGTTGCGCTGCGGAGACGAGCACTTGCTCGCGCAGTGGACCTCGTCCGTCCACGGCCGCGAGGACATCACCGTGTGGGCGGCCTACCGGGCGTCGATCGATCCTCGATCGCCCCGCTTCGCGCAGGTCGATGCGACATTGACCCGATTGGACAGGCAGCTCGCAACGTAG
- the adh gene encoding aldehyde dehydrogenase has product MTVYARPGSPDALMSFQSRYDNWIGGQWVPPVKGEYFENVTPVTGQVFTEVARGTEEDIELALDAAHAAAPAWGKTSPAERAVILNKIADRIEENLESIALAESWDNGKPIRETLNADIPLAIDHFRYFAGAIRAQEGSISEINSETVAYHFHEPLGVVGQIIPWNFPILMAVWKLAPALAAGNAVVLKPAEQTPASILHLISIIGDLLPPGVINIVNGFGVEAGKPLASSPRIRKIAFTGETTTGRLIMQYASQNLIPVTLELGGKSPNIFFSDVLSANDDYQDKALEGFTMFALNQGEVCTCPSRALIQQDIFDDFLSLAAVRTKAVRQGDPLDTDTMIGAQASNDQLEKILSYIEIGKSEGAKVITGGERADLGGDLSGGYYVQPTIFQGDNTMRIFQEEIFGPVVSVTSFGDFDDAISIANDTLYGLGAGVWSRDGGVAYRAGRAIQAGRVWTNTYHQYPAHAAFGGYKQSGIGRENHHMMLDHYQQTKNLLVSYAPKAQGFF; this is encoded by the coding sequence ATGACCGTGTACGCCCGTCCCGGTTCGCCCGACGCCCTCATGTCGTTCCAGTCCCGGTACGACAACTGGATCGGCGGCCAGTGGGTGCCGCCGGTGAAGGGGGAGTACTTCGAGAACGTCACCCCCGTCACCGGTCAGGTGTTCACCGAGGTCGCTCGCGGCACCGAGGAGGACATCGAACTCGCGCTCGACGCGGCCCACGCTGCCGCACCGGCCTGGGGGAAGACGTCGCCCGCCGAACGCGCAGTGATCCTCAACAAGATCGCCGACCGTATCGAGGAGAACCTCGAGTCGATCGCCCTCGCCGAGTCGTGGGACAACGGCAAGCCCATCCGCGAGACCCTCAACGCCGACATCCCGCTCGCGATCGACCACTTCCGCTACTTCGCGGGAGCCATTCGCGCGCAGGAAGGTTCGATTTCCGAGATCAACTCCGAGACGGTCGCCTACCACTTCCACGAACCGCTCGGTGTCGTCGGCCAGATCATCCCGTGGAACTTCCCGATCCTCATGGCCGTCTGGAAGCTGGCGCCCGCCCTCGCCGCCGGCAACGCCGTCGTCCTCAAGCCCGCCGAGCAGACCCCGGCGTCGATCCTGCACCTGATCTCGATCATCGGCGACCTGCTTCCGCCCGGCGTGATCAACATCGTCAACGGATTCGGCGTGGAGGCGGGCAAGCCCCTCGCATCGAGCCCGCGCATCCGCAAGATCGCGTTCACCGGTGAGACCACGACGGGGCGGCTGATCATGCAGTACGCCTCGCAGAACCTGATCCCGGTGACCCTCGAGCTCGGCGGCAAGAGCCCCAACATCTTCTTCTCCGACGTGCTGTCGGCGAACGACGACTACCAGGACAAGGCCCTCGAGGGCTTCACGATGTTCGCCCTCAACCAGGGCGAGGTGTGCACGTGCCCGTCTCGTGCGCTGATCCAGCAGGACATCTTCGACGACTTCCTCTCGCTCGCCGCGGTGCGCACCAAGGCCGTCCGCCAGGGCGACCCGCTCGACACCGACACGATGATCGGCGCCCAGGCCTCGAACGACCAGCTCGAGAAGATCCTGTCGTACATCGAGATCGGCAAGAGCGAGGGCGCCAAGGTCATCACCGGTGGTGAGCGCGCGGATCTCGGGGGAGACCTGTCGGGCGGTTACTACGTACAGCCGACGATCTTCCAGGGCGACAACACGATGCGCATCTTCCAGGAGGAGATCTTCGGTCCTGTCGTGTCCGTGACGTCCTTCGGTGACTTCGACGACGCGATCTCGATCGCCAACGACACCCTCTACGGTCTCGGTGCCGGCGTATGGTCCCGCGACGGTGGTGTCGCCTACCGTGCCGGTCGCGCCATCCAGGCCGGGCGGGTGTGGACGAACACCTACCATCAGTACCCCGCGCACGCGGCCTTCGGTGGTTACAAGCAGTCCGGCATCGGCCGCGAGAACCACCACATGATGCTCGATCACTACCAGCAGACGAAGAACCTCCTGGTGTCCTACGCTCCCAAGGCACAGGGCTTCTTCTGA